A single genomic interval of Terriglobales bacterium harbors:
- the trxB gene encoding thioredoxin-disulfide reductase, which produces MSEIRNTVIMGSGCSGLTAAIYAARANLKPLVLQGHEPGGQLSLTTLVENFPGFPDGIQGPELIENMKKQAERFGAEVRPGHVQKADLSKRPFTLVLSQTETIQTRTLIIASGASARWLGLPNEQALIGHGVSSCATCDGFFFMGKEIAVIGGGDSAMEEALFLTRFASKVTLIHRRDQFRASKIMLERAKAHPKIEMLVDTVVDDVYDATRKEVTGLRLRNVKSGEQWDFSTSAMFLGIGHVPNASMFKGQLDTDADGYLKTTDYVLTRVPGAFASGDVQDRRYRQAVTAAGTGCMAAIEAEKFLEKEGR; this is translated from the coding sequence GCTCCGGATGCTCGGGGCTCACCGCGGCCATCTACGCCGCCCGCGCCAACCTCAAGCCGCTCGTCCTCCAGGGACACGAGCCCGGCGGGCAGCTCTCGCTCACCACTCTGGTGGAGAATTTCCCCGGCTTCCCCGACGGCATCCAGGGTCCCGAGCTCATCGAGAACATGAAGAAGCAGGCCGAGCGCTTCGGCGCCGAGGTCCGCCCCGGACACGTGCAGAAGGCCGACCTGAGCAAGCGTCCCTTCACCCTGGTGCTCAGCCAGACCGAGACCATTCAGACCCGCACCCTGATCATCGCCAGCGGCGCCTCGGCGCGCTGGCTGGGACTGCCCAACGAGCAGGCGCTCATCGGGCACGGCGTCTCCTCCTGCGCCACCTGCGACGGCTTCTTCTTTATGGGCAAGGAGATCGCGGTCATCGGCGGCGGCGACTCCGCCATGGAGGAAGCCCTCTTCCTCACCCGCTTCGCCTCCAAAGTCACCCTCATCCACCGCCGCGACCAGTTCCGCGCCTCCAAGATCATGCTCGAGCGCGCCAAGGCCCACCCCAAGATCGAAATGCTCGTCGATACCGTGGTGGACGATGTCTATGACGCCACAAGAAAAGAAGTCACTGGCCTCCGGCTGCGCAACGTGAAGAGCGGCGAGCAGTGGGATTTCTCCACCAGCGCCATGTTCCTGGGCATCGGGCACGTCCCCAACGCCAGCATGTTCAAGGGACAACTCGACACCGACGCCGATGGCTACCTGAAGACCACCGACTACGTCCTGACCCGCGTGCCCGGCGCCTTCGCCTCGGGCGACGTGCAGGACCGCCGCTACCGCCAGGCCGTCACCGCCGCCGGCACCGGCTGCATGGCGGCGATCGAAGCGGAGAAGTTCCTGGAAAAAGAAGGAAGGTAA